One genomic segment of Chitinibacter sp. FCG-7 includes these proteins:
- a CDS encoding DUF2218 domain-containing protein has protein sequence MVETQVDTSLAKQYLFKLCKHFARKIRVDFDAEHGVAYFDFGELQLAASENQLCFRLCAQEEAQLEILKSVVEHHLQLMTRTPDPALPWRVVNGAPMAINN, from the coding sequence ATGGTTGAAACCCAAGTAGATACAAGCCTTGCAAAGCAATACCTCTTTAAGCTGTGCAAACACTTTGCCCGCAAAATCCGCGTCGATTTTGATGCCGAGCATGGCGTGGCCTATTTTGACTTTGGCGAGTTGCAGCTGGCCGCCAGCGAAAACCAGCTGTGTTTCCGCCTCTGTGCGCAGGAGGAGGCGCAACTGGAAATACTGAAAAGCGTCGTTGAGCATCACCTGCAACTAATGACCCGTACCCCCGACCCCGCACTGCCATGGCGGGTGGTGAATGGTGCACCAATGGCCATAAATAACTGA
- a CDS encoding ABC transporter ATP-binding protein, whose amino-acid sequence MSLHINSIKVLRGNTPVIPGLSLAPLAPGSVTALIGPNGAGKSTLIHAIAGLLRAQGQISLHGQAIAALSHDERCRRIALLPQSLPQAAGLTVYELLLGGLLTLGLPRREAEARIASYLAQLQLSTLAMRPLATLSGGQRQMVALAQLLARQPELMLLDEPNSALDLHWQLALVEAIRRDVRERNSIALLALHDLNLALRCCDRIIVLHHGQCAADGAPLAVLTPDLLAQVYDISGRVEQCSQGRPIFVLDQLVRA is encoded by the coding sequence ATGAGTCTGCACATCAATAGTATCAAGGTATTGCGAGGTAATACCCCTGTTATTCCCGGCTTGAGTCTTGCGCCTTTAGCGCCCGGCAGCGTGACGGCGCTGATCGGCCCTAATGGCGCGGGCAAATCGACGCTGATTCATGCCATTGCTGGGCTATTGCGTGCGCAAGGGCAGATCAGCTTGCACGGGCAGGCCATAGCCGCGCTATCACACGACGAGCGCTGCCGCCGTATCGCCTTGCTGCCACAGAGCTTGCCGCAGGCAGCTGGACTCACGGTGTACGAGCTGCTGCTGGGCGGCTTGCTGACCTTGGGTTTGCCCCGGCGCGAGGCTGAAGCGCGGATTGCCAGCTATCTGGCGCAATTGCAGCTCAGTACGCTGGCAATGCGCCCGCTCGCTACCTTGTCAGGCGGGCAGCGGCAGATGGTGGCGCTGGCGCAATTGCTGGCTCGCCAGCCCGAGCTCATGCTGCTGGATGAGCCCAATAGCGCGCTCGATCTGCACTGGCAGCTGGCGCTGGTGGAAGCCATCCGCCGCGATGTGCGCGAGCGCAACAGTATTGCACTGCTGGCGCTGCACGACCTGAATCTGGCGCTGCGCTGCTGCGACCGGATCATCGTGCTGCACCACGGCCAATGCGCCGCCGATGGTGCGCCGCTGGCAGTGCTGACGCCGGATTTGCTCGCGCAAGTGTATGACATTAGTGGCCGGGTCGAGCAATGCTCGCAAGGCCGCCCGATTTTCGTGCTCGACCAATTGGTTCGGGCTTAA
- a CDS encoding FecCD family ABC transporter permease, with product MSAIHATVLDAHVDAEQGVLARQYRQQNRWRVLCLLGLLLLLVLSLAADLASGSASFPLSVVLAGVLNPASMDDSLRVVIFDVRLPYALMALVVGGALGLGGAQLQTVLNNPLASPFTLGVAAAATLGASLVIVFEHHLSFALPHEILLPLGAFALALAATGLILLLSRAHGGGSDTLVLFGIALLFALEALVWLLQFLADANALEQIVFWSMGNLGRATLLHVAIVSAVLLLCFVLAMRRAWALTLLRGGAMHAASLGVQVERLSWRVLIEVSLLTAVALAFVGTIGFVGLVGPHIARLLVGEQHRFFLPASMLCGALMLSLASIASKTLVPGLLIPIGIVTALVGVPVLIALILKRRA from the coding sequence ATGAGTGCGATACATGCCACAGTGCTGGATGCACACGTTGATGCAGAGCAGGGCGTGTTGGCGCGGCAATACCGCCAGCAAAATCGCTGGCGGGTGCTGTGCCTGCTGGGTTTGCTCTTGCTGCTGGTGCTGAGTCTGGCCGCCGATCTGGCCAGCGGTAGCGCGAGTTTTCCATTGTCTGTCGTGCTGGCGGGGGTGCTTAATCCGGCGTCGATGGACGATAGCTTGCGCGTGGTGATTTTTGACGTGCGTTTGCCGTACGCGCTAATGGCGCTGGTGGTCGGCGGTGCGCTGGGGCTGGGTGGCGCGCAGCTGCAAACGGTGCTGAATAATCCGCTGGCCAGCCCGTTTACGCTGGGCGTCGCCGCCGCTGCAACTTTGGGCGCTTCGCTGGTGATTGTGTTTGAGCATCACCTGAGCTTTGCATTGCCGCACGAAATCTTGCTGCCCTTGGGGGCCTTTGCGCTGGCTTTGGCCGCTACCGGGCTGATTTTGCTGCTGAGCCGCGCCCACGGCGGCGGCAGCGATACGCTGGTGCTGTTTGGTATCGCCTTGCTGTTTGCGCTGGAGGCGCTGGTCTGGCTGCTGCAATTTCTGGCCGACGCCAATGCGCTGGAGCAGATTGTGTTCTGGTCGATGGGCAATCTGGGGCGTGCCACTTTGCTGCATGTGGCGATTGTGTCGGCAGTGCTGCTGCTGTGCTTTGTGCTGGCGATGCGCCGCGCCTGGGCGCTCACCTTATTGCGCGGAGGCGCTATGCACGCCGCCAGTCTGGGCGTGCAGGTGGAGCGGCTTAGCTGGCGGGTGCTGATCGAAGTGAGCCTGCTCACCGCGGTAGCGCTGGCTTTTGTCGGCACGATTGGTTTTGTCGGACTGGTTGGCCCACATATCGCGCGCCTGCTGGTGGGCGAGCAACATCGTTTTTTCCTGCCTGCCAGCATGCTATGTGGCGCGCTGATGCTCTCGCTAGCGTCGATTGCCAGCAAAACGCTGGTGCCGGGGCTGCTGATCCCGATTGGCATTGTCACCGCGTTGGTGGGTGTGCCGGTGCTGATTGCGCTGATTTTGAAACGGAGAGCCTAG
- a CDS encoding ABC transporter substrate-binding protein, with the protein MKLKLESWLALASLLLTATIAQAATVVDLAGRTVPIPAKVERIILGEGRMLSSLAILDRELPAKRVVGMLGDFEQLDPGSYAQYRKAYPNLDQITRLGRSSQSFSVEEAIALKPQLAIFSLGGHGPDLNDQATMQRLSKAGIAVVYVDFNKDPLRNTEKSIEVLGQVLGRQKAAEQYLAFYRGEMAKVTAGLTKLPRKTTVFLESRVGLGNSCCETLTHGMLGTFVVAAGGDNIANAIVPGAHGTVSLEFLLQQQPEVYIGTGIGNPNTARDPRSPRIALGAGIDRATAQASLRRALSRTGFAQLKAVQSGRAYALSHQFNYSAANVIAVQVMAKWLYPQQFAHLNPQASLQQFYQRFQPVPLAGTFWVEAGL; encoded by the coding sequence ATGAAATTAAAACTAGAAAGCTGGCTGGCATTGGCCAGCCTATTACTCACTGCGACGATTGCGCAGGCCGCCACGGTGGTCGATCTGGCGGGGCGCACGGTGCCGATTCCGGCCAAGGTCGAGCGGATTATTCTGGGCGAAGGGCGCATGCTGTCGAGTCTGGCGATTCTGGATCGGGAATTACCCGCCAAGCGGGTGGTTGGCATGCTGGGTGATTTTGAGCAGCTTGATCCTGGCAGCTATGCGCAATACCGCAAGGCCTATCCGAATCTGGATCAGATTACCCGGCTGGGGCGCAGTAGCCAGAGCTTTAGCGTTGAAGAAGCGATTGCGCTCAAGCCGCAACTGGCAATTTTCAGTCTGGGCGGGCATGGGCCGGATCTGAACGATCAAGCCACGATGCAGCGTTTGTCCAAAGCAGGTATTGCGGTGGTGTATGTGGATTTTAATAAAGACCCGCTGCGCAATACAGAAAAAAGCATCGAGGTATTAGGCCAGGTGCTAGGTAGGCAGAAGGCTGCAGAGCAATACCTCGCATTTTATCGTGGCGAAATGGCCAAGGTCACCGCAGGGCTGACCAAGCTGCCGCGCAAAACCACGGTGTTTCTGGAAAGCCGCGTCGGGCTGGGTAATAGCTGCTGCGAAACGCTGACGCACGGCATGCTCGGCACTTTTGTTGTCGCGGCGGGCGGCGACAATATCGCCAACGCCATCGTCCCCGGTGCGCATGGCACGGTGAGCCTGGAGTTTTTGCTGCAGCAACAGCCCGAAGTGTATATCGGCACCGGCATTGGCAATCCGAACACTGCGCGCGACCCGCGCAGTCCGCGCATTGCGCTGGGCGCGGGCATTGATCGCGCTACTGCGCAGGCCAGCTTGCGGCGCGCCCTGAGCCGCACGGGGTTTGCCCAGCTCAAGGCTGTGCAAAGTGGCCGCGCCTACGCGCTGTCGCATCAGTTTAATTACAGTGCCGCCAATGTGATTGCCGTGCAGGTGATGGCCAAATGGCTGTACCCGCAGCAATTTGCCCATTTAAACCCGCAAGCCAGCCTGCAGCAGTTTTACCAACGCTTTCAGCCGGTACCGCTGGCTGGCACCTTCTGGGTTGAGGCAGGCTTATGA
- a CDS encoding TonB-dependent receptor domain-containing protein produces the protein MPQKPPFPRHLLTLAIALGLAAPGWAQDEAQLAPVEVSASTPTQDDTLLRQALIEQQAQNLSDVFKADAEISVGGGGNPIAQKMYIRSMEESLLNLSVDGAQINSKVYHHQTALILDPQLIKRVEVEKGTASASAGPGALGGAIRYETVSALDMLRPGQQVGGSVTASVFSNEGWRSSANVYGKVGKVDALLAATTMRTQDYQAGNGQTVANSATEQANYLAKLGLQLSEQQRLVASFQRSSDEGVRTARANMVGFAHPVLPNDAIPQSLDRDTATLNYQAQQLGWIDALNATVYRSQVDSERTNKKGRNWGETLTTTGADLQLKQALGEHLLKYGVNWREEKSAAQRIANPYGLTGNGRENMRVWGGYVEGELNFNTLTLTGGVRYDDYQYTDNHLQQFASDGLSPSVGLRWQASDALQLRAGYAKALRGVGLKEAFMLDIAQWKNLPNIKAEEADNAELGFAYRQGGLSVSGNVYRQVIDNFITTFSCASARGGCRGNLGQATIDGYELAAGYQWGDLTLGLSVADSRPELDGRKFSDADLGLGTRTGRTWVSKVAYQLPAQRVELGWLGRFVESMPYLPVGAQREQTKAGYGVHDVFVSWKPLAKDTLRLNLTVKNLFDQHYYDQATYAYNGWQGKVLGYAEPGRDVRLEASWQF, from the coding sequence ATGCCGCAAAAACCGCCGTTCCCCCGCCATTTGCTGACTCTGGCCATTGCACTGGGTTTGGCCGCACCGGGCTGGGCGCAGGATGAAGCCCAGCTGGCTCCGGTGGAGGTGAGTGCCAGCACGCCGACGCAAGATGACACGCTGCTTCGGCAGGCACTGATTGAACAGCAGGCGCAAAATCTGAGCGATGTGTTTAAGGCTGATGCCGAAATCAGCGTCGGTGGCGGTGGCAATCCGATTGCGCAGAAAATGTATATCCGCAGCATGGAAGAATCTTTGCTCAATCTGAGCGTTGATGGCGCGCAGATCAATAGCAAGGTGTATCACCACCAGACTGCACTGATTCTGGATCCGCAGTTGATCAAGCGTGTTGAAGTCGAAAAAGGCACAGCCTCGGCCAGCGCCGGGCCCGGTGCTTTGGGTGGCGCCATCCGCTACGAAACTGTCTCGGCACTCGATATGCTGCGCCCCGGTCAGCAAGTGGGCGGCAGCGTCACTGCCAGTGTGTTTAGCAATGAAGGCTGGCGCAGTAGCGCCAATGTGTATGGCAAAGTGGGCAAGGTCGATGCGCTTTTGGCAGCCACCACGATGCGCACGCAAGACTATCAGGCTGGCAATGGCCAGACTGTCGCCAACTCGGCCACCGAGCAAGCCAATTATCTGGCCAAACTGGGGCTGCAATTGAGCGAGCAGCAGCGTCTGGTCGCCAGTTTCCAGCGCAGCAGCGACGAAGGTGTACGCACGGCGCGTGCCAATATGGTCGGCTTTGCGCATCCGGTGCTGCCCAATGACGCCATCCCGCAAAGTCTGGATCGCGATACCGCCACGCTCAATTATCAGGCGCAGCAGCTGGGCTGGATTGATGCGCTCAATGCCACCGTGTATCGCTCGCAAGTCGATAGCGAGCGCACCAATAAAAAAGGCCGCAACTGGGGCGAAACGCTCACCACCACCGGCGCCGATCTGCAGCTCAAGCAAGCCTTGGGCGAGCATCTGCTCAAATACGGCGTGAACTGGCGCGAGGAAAAATCGGCCGCACAGCGTATCGCCAATCCGTATGGCCTGACTGGAAACGGACGCGAAAACATGCGCGTCTGGGGTGGCTATGTCGAAGGTGAGCTCAATTTCAATACGCTCACGCTCACCGGTGGCGTGCGCTACGACGATTACCAGTACACCGACAATCATCTGCAGCAATTTGCCAGTGATGGCCTGAGCCCCAGCGTAGGCTTGCGCTGGCAGGCGAGCGATGCGCTGCAATTGCGGGCAGGCTACGCCAAAGCCTTGCGTGGTGTGGGTTTGAAGGAGGCCTTTATGCTCGATATTGCGCAGTGGAAAAATCTGCCCAATATCAAGGCCGAAGAAGCCGATAACGCCGAGCTGGGCTTTGCCTACCGGCAGGGTGGCCTGAGTGTGAGCGGGAATGTGTACCGCCAGGTGATCGACAACTTTATTACAACGTTTAGTTGCGCCAGCGCACGCGGCGGCTGCCGCGGCAATCTGGGGCAAGCCACGATTGATGGCTATGAGCTGGCGGCGGGCTACCAGTGGGGCGATCTCACGCTGGGATTAAGCGTGGCCGATAGCCGCCCCGAGCTTGATGGCCGCAAATTCAGCGACGCCGATCTGGGCTTGGGTACACGCACCGGGCGTACCTGGGTGAGCAAAGTGGCGTATCAGCTGCCCGCGCAGCGCGTCGAGCTAGGCTGGCTGGGGCGATTCGTCGAGTCTATGCCTTACCTGCCGGTGGGCGCTCAGCGCGAGCAAACCAAGGCTGGTTACGGCGTGCACGATGTCTTTGTTAGCTGGAAACCGCTGGCCAAGGACACATTGCGCCTGAATCTGACGGTAAAAAATCTGTTTGATCAGCATTACTACGATCAGGCCACTTACGCCTACAACGGCTGGCAGGGCAAGGTGCTGGGCTACGCCGAGCCGGGGCGTGATGTACGTCTTGAAGCGAGCTGGCAGTTCTAA
- a CDS encoding helix-turn-helix transcriptional regulator has translation MGKREDVLDAANLRWHQQEHRYSVWHEKEAVMEGTIIEQELRPGLWLHGTEVDFHRKMSGGGQINPGLKLIIMLQGQVEAHFDRRAVQLGGAQSNCVLLNTGHSALPYERVTTNTGLHRQLVLTFSPQWLAQSGLDNIADATDLQAWPHSMLASRSTAASPQMLALAAQLIDSGAEKQPLLQLERENQALSLLLAVLHNNTGAQRKLAPRAQHRITQLLELLHADLAQEWSLSQLAQTLGSNPTTLQQQFRLVTGHSIASYIRRQRMEQACEQLRAGMSVTDAALNAGYNSPANFATAFKRQFGFNPSQIRKG, from the coding sequence ATGGGAAAACGAGAAGACGTATTGGATGCCGCCAATCTGCGCTGGCATCAACAGGAGCACCGCTATTCGGTGTGGCATGAGAAAGAAGCCGTAATGGAAGGCACTATCATTGAGCAGGAATTGCGGCCCGGCTTATGGCTGCACGGCACCGAAGTGGATTTTCATCGCAAAATGAGCGGTGGCGGCCAGATCAACCCGGGCTTGAAGCTGATCATCATGTTGCAAGGCCAGGTCGAGGCGCATTTCGACCGGCGAGCGGTGCAGCTGGGTGGCGCGCAGAGTAATTGCGTTTTGCTCAATACCGGCCACTCAGCCCTACCCTACGAGCGTGTAACAACAAATACCGGACTGCACCGGCAACTGGTGCTCACGTTCAGCCCGCAGTGGCTGGCTCAGTCCGGGCTGGACAATATTGCCGACGCGACTGATTTACAAGCCTGGCCGCACAGCATGCTGGCTAGCCGCAGCACGGCCGCATCTCCGCAAATGCTGGCTTTGGCCGCGCAACTGATCGACTCGGGCGCAGAAAAACAGCCTTTACTGCAACTAGAGCGGGAAAATCAGGCGCTGTCGCTGTTGCTGGCGGTATTGCACAATAATACTGGCGCACAGCGAAAACTGGCGCCGCGCGCCCAGCACAGGATCACCCAGTTGCTGGAGCTGCTGCACGCCGATCTGGCGCAGGAATGGAGTCTGTCGCAGCTGGCGCAAACGCTGGGCAGCAATCCGACCACATTGCAGCAACAGTTTCGTCTGGTCACCGGGCACAGCATTGCCAGCTATATCCGGCGTCAGCGCATGGAGCAAGCCTGCGAGCAGTTGCGCGCTGGGATGTCGGTGACCGATGCGGCGCTGAACGCGGGCTATAATTCACCCGCCAATTTTGCCACTGCGTTCAAGCGCCAGTTTGGCTTTAATCCCAGCCAGATTCGTAAAGGCTGA
- a CDS encoding GGDEF domain-containing protein yields MNFIHSIRTALILMLMYIGAGLWSIQLGSLNGGNLAVMWLASGIGLIIMIHMGRIAPYLVFLSSFAVNTPFYIGKAGLDAHAVLLIGLATALIDMSQSLIARNYYQQFAQSYPQENAIPATVLPRYWLQISLIPAAFTSPLLVLLQHHTGLMHHAGVLELGQSMLSLTLSDTAGILLLVPVYQSWLAKRLISTLKQAWLPLLGLTLFLLLALWLRALMILVLPIMLYIAVRYLQAGVGLALLLMSQLCVIGTAQGYGQFASGSTSWAFFNLQIFIFATMLTLQYLASMQLELKQRYQALEYEIALRTEALTEANGRLLEQATTDELTQVPNRREWQRRCAEAIVRSRRYKDPLSIIMLDIDHFKRINDEHGHLAGDLLLKCLSQRCSKNLREIDTFARWGGEEFVILLPETDEAHALIVAEKLRHAVGTEPILSEGQTPISITISLGVTSLSMIDLTLDDLLRRADEALYAAKSAGRNCAISYAQLRTHFLHADPDADPNPEA; encoded by the coding sequence ATGAACTTCATTCACTCCATTCGCACTGCGCTCATCCTGATGCTGATGTACATCGGCGCAGGCTTGTGGAGCATTCAGCTGGGCAGCCTGAACGGCGGCAATCTGGCCGTGATGTGGCTGGCCTCGGGAATTGGCCTGATTATCATGATACATATGGGGCGTATTGCTCCCTACCTCGTATTTTTATCCAGCTTTGCAGTCAATACCCCATTTTATATTGGCAAGGCCGGATTGGATGCCCACGCGGTATTGCTGATCGGGCTGGCAACGGCGCTGATCGATATGTCGCAATCGCTGATCGCCCGCAACTATTACCAGCAATTTGCCCAGAGTTACCCGCAAGAAAACGCCATCCCGGCCACCGTACTGCCGCGCTACTGGCTGCAGATCAGCCTGATTCCAGCGGCGTTCACTTCGCCGCTGCTGGTGCTACTACAGCATCACACCGGCTTGATGCACCACGCAGGGGTGCTGGAGCTAGGGCAAAGCATGCTCTCGCTAACGCTGAGCGACACAGCGGGCATTCTGCTGCTGGTGCCGGTGTACCAAAGCTGGCTGGCAAAACGCCTCATCAGCACCCTCAAACAGGCCTGGCTACCCCTACTGGGGCTCACCCTGTTTCTGCTGCTGGCCTTGTGGCTGCGCGCTTTAATGATTTTGGTACTACCCATCATGCTGTATATCGCCGTGCGCTATCTGCAAGCGGGCGTAGGTCTGGCGCTATTGCTGATGTCGCAGCTGTGCGTCATTGGCACCGCACAAGGCTACGGGCAGTTTGCGAGCGGCTCTACCAGCTGGGCTTTTTTCAATTTGCAGATTTTCATCTTTGCCACAATGCTGACGCTGCAATACCTGGCCAGCATGCAACTGGAACTCAAGCAGCGCTATCAGGCGCTGGAATATGAAATTGCCCTGCGCACCGAAGCGCTGACCGAAGCGAATGGCCGCCTGCTGGAGCAAGCCACCACCGACGAGCTGACGCAAGTACCCAACCGGCGCGAATGGCAACGGCGCTGCGCGGAAGCGATTGTGCGCAGTCGGCGCTACAAGGACCCGCTCTCGATCATCATGCTCGATATTGATCACTTCAAGCGCATCAACGACGAGCATGGCCATTTGGCCGGCGATCTGCTGCTGAAATGCCTTAGCCAGCGCTGCAGCAAAAATTTGCGGGAAATCGATACCTTCGCCCGCTGGGGCGGTGAAGAATTTGTCATTCTGTTACCGGAAACCGACGAAGCGCACGCGCTGATCGTGGCCGAAAAACTGCGCCATGCCGTCGGCACCGAGCCGATACTGAGCGAGGGGCAAACGCCAATCTCGATTACGATCAGCCTAGGCGTCACCTCGCTGAGCATGATTGATCTGACACTGGACGATCTGCTGCGCCGCGCCGATGAAGCGCTGTATGCGGCCAAATCGGCCGGTCGCAATTGCGCCATCAGCTACGCCCAGCTGCGCACGCATTTTCTGCACGCCGACCCGGACGCAGACCCAAATCCAGAGGCATAA
- a CDS encoding HAD family hydrolase — translation MQAIIVFDFGGVLFDWNPDYLYQSLIPDEAERARFLEHVCNPAWNIEQDRGRPIAEAIAIKATEYPHYAEQIAAFYQRWPETLRGLLPEGMALYQALKQAGYPIFGLTNWSDETFPYAWENYPFLHEITDIVVSGRIGLIKPDPAIYHTMYQRILQHYPEAKPEQLIFIDDAAHNAQGARNVGWQAIHHTSAGETAARLRELGLAF, via the coding sequence ATGCAAGCGATTATTGTGTTCGATTTTGGCGGTGTACTGTTTGACTGGAACCCGGATTACCTTTATCAAAGCCTGATACCCGACGAGGCCGAGCGCGCAAGGTTTCTGGAGCATGTGTGCAATCCGGCGTGGAATATCGAGCAGGATAGAGGCCGCCCGATTGCCGAGGCGATTGCGATCAAGGCTACCGAATATCCACACTACGCCGAGCAGATCGCCGCTTTTTACCAGCGCTGGCCCGAAACATTACGCGGCCTGCTGCCCGAGGGCATGGCGCTGTATCAGGCACTTAAACAGGCGGGCTATCCGATTTTCGGCCTGACCAACTGGTCCGATGAAACGTTTCCCTACGCCTGGGAGAATTATCCATTTCTGCATGAGATCACCGACATCGTGGTATCTGGCCGTATCGGTTTAATCAAGCCGGATCCAGCGATATACCACACCATGTATCAACGTATCCTACAGCACTACCCGGAGGCCAAACCCGAGCAGCTGATTTTTATCGACGATGCCGCGCACAATGCGCAAGGCGCACGCAATGTGGGCTGGCAGGCCATTCACCACACCAGCGCAGGCGAAACGGCCGCACGTCTTCGCGAACTGGGTTTGGCGTTTTAA
- a CDS encoding SelT/SelW/SelH family protein, with protein sequence MSSEHINKARITIHYCTQCNWMLRSAWLAQELLHTFAFEIGEVALQPGTGGIFVIHCDGQLIWDRKIDGGFPEAKILKQRVRDHIAPDKPLGHSDSVPQ encoded by the coding sequence ATGTCGAGCGAACACATCAACAAAGCACGCATCACCATTCACTACTGCACACAGTGCAACTGGATGCTGCGCAGCGCCTGGCTGGCACAGGAACTTTTGCACACCTTTGCCTTCGAAATCGGTGAAGTGGCTCTGCAACCGGGCACTGGCGGCATTTTTGTCATCCATTGCGACGGGCAACTGATCTGGGACAGAAAAATCGACGGTGGCTTTCCCGAGGCCAAGATACTAAAACAACGTGTGCGAGATCACATTGCCCCTGATAAACCATTGGGTCATTCAGACAGTGTGCCGCAGTAA
- a CDS encoding DUF4124 domain-containing protein, which translates to MYAKSLFTLLIACASLPSWADIYKYVDENGHVTFTNTPIKGAVRIMSEPSAPRRSSSETTVRSSQPRSPSVSVPSPVNFPRVDAATQRSRDSNRKQILNDELASEQASLNAARKALQEADSNRSAEEKSNPKLYLERIGRLRETIVMHEKNTAALQAELSRMR; encoded by the coding sequence ATGTACGCAAAATCGCTTTTTACCCTGTTGATCGCCTGTGCCAGCCTGCCAAGCTGGGCCGACATATACAAATATGTCGATGAAAACGGCCATGTCACCTTTACCAATACACCGATCAAAGGTGCGGTGCGCATCATGTCCGAGCCCAGCGCACCACGTCGCAGCAGTAGCGAAACCACGGTGCGCTCAAGCCAGCCGCGATCACCGTCGGTGTCAGTGCCCTCACCTGTTAATTTCCCCCGCGTAGACGCGGCCACTCAAAGAAGCCGCGACAGCAACCGCAAACAGATTCTGAACGACGAGCTGGCCAGCGAGCAGGCTTCGCTCAATGCCGCGCGCAAGGCGCTGCAGGAAGCCGATAGCAATCGCAGCGCAGAAGAAAAAAGCAATCCCAAACTCTATCTGGAACGAATTGGCCGCCTGCGCGAAACCATCGTCATGCACGAAAAAAATACCGCAGCCTTGCAGGCAGAGCTATCGCGAATGCGCTAA
- the glnL gene encoding nitrogen regulation protein NR(II), translating into MSHPAFAGLDFIDAAVIAIDQDCLVCYANSSAKSLFNLRSVEGNHLVHYFGHDSAISTAAQAALQQNISIIEHELIVFGAEGEMYVTLEASPIESPAAALLLEIRRIDQQRRIVNEERLQAQQQANRELIRNLAHEIKNPLGGIRGAAQLLAHELPDPQLKEYTQVIVDEAVRLQSLLDRLLTPHRLPQLNPLNIHEVLERVRSLVLAETPNGLAVRRDYDTSLPDLIADKEQLIQSVLNITRNAIQAMSGIGEIILRTRIARQVTLNRRRYPLALRVEIVDNGPGIPDHLKETLFYPLVSGRPGGTGIGLHLAHTYVAQHHGTIEFDSRAGQTTFTIILPLNAWQKHD; encoded by the coding sequence ATGAGCCACCCTGCTTTTGCCGGCCTGGATTTTATCGATGCTGCCGTGATCGCGATTGATCAGGATTGCCTCGTTTGCTACGCCAATTCAAGCGCGAAAAGCCTGTTCAATCTACGCAGCGTTGAAGGCAATCACCTAGTGCACTATTTTGGCCACGACAGCGCAATCAGCACCGCGGCGCAAGCTGCGCTGCAACAGAATATCTCGATTATCGAGCACGAACTGATCGTCTTTGGTGCCGAGGGTGAAATGTATGTCACGCTCGAGGCCAGCCCGATCGAGTCACCCGCAGCCGCCTTGCTGCTGGAAATCCGCCGCATTGATCAGCAGCGCCGCATTGTGAACGAAGAGCGGCTGCAAGCGCAGCAACAAGCTAACCGCGAGCTGATTCGCAATCTGGCCCATGAAATCAAAAATCCGCTTGGCGGCATACGCGGCGCGGCGCAATTGCTGGCGCACGAGCTGCCTGACCCGCAGCTCAAGGAATACACGCAAGTGATCGTCGATGAAGCCGTGCGCCTGCAAAGCCTGCTTGATCGCCTGCTCACGCCGCATCGCTTGCCGCAGCTTAACCCGCTCAATATTCATGAAGTGCTCGAGCGCGTACGCAGCCTGGTGCTGGCAGAAACACCCAACGGCCTGGCCGTGCGGCGTGATTACGACACCAGCCTGCCCGATCTGATTGCCGATAAAGAGCAGCTGATCCAGTCGGTGCTCAATATCACCCGCAACGCCATTCAGGCCATGAGCGGAATTGGCGAAATCATCCTGCGCACCCGAATTGCCCGGCAGGTGACACTCAATCGCCGTCGCTACCCATTGGCGCTGCGCGTTGAAATTGTCGATAACGGGCCGGGCATTCCCGATCATTTGAAAGAAACGCTGTTTTATCCGCTGGTTTCCGGCCGTCCGGGTGGCACCGGCATCGGGCTACATCTGGCCCACACCTATGTCGCGCAACACCACGGCACGATTGAATTTGACAGCCGAGCCGGCCAGACCACTTTTACGATTATTCTGCCGCTTAACGCCTGGCAAAAACACGATTAA